One window of the Salvia miltiorrhiza cultivar Shanhuang (shh) chromosome 6, IMPLAD_Smil_shh, whole genome shotgun sequence genome contains the following:
- the LOC130989279 gene encoding probable protein phosphatase 2C 60, which produces MLSGLMNFLRACFRPRADRYVHSGSDASGRQDGLLWYKDSGQHFNGEFSMAVVQANNLLEDQSQLESGCLSSNESGPYGTFVGIYDGHGGPETSRFINDHLFQHLKRFTGEHQSMSVEVIKKAFQATEDGFFSVVSRQWPLKPQIAAVGSCCLVGIICGGTLYIANLGDSRAVLGRLVKATGEVLAIQLSAEHNASIESVRQELQSLHPDDSHIVVLKHNVWRVKGLIQVSRSIGDVYLKKAEFNREPLYQKFRLREPFKRPILSADPAITVHQLLPHDQFIIFASDGLWEHLTNQEAVDIVQTHPRSGSARRLVKTALQEAAKKREMRYSDLKKIDRGVRRHFHDDITVVVLFLDSHLVSRASSVRSPNVSVKGGGITLPPNFLAPCTTPAEPGAT; this is translated from the exons ATGTTATCCGGGTTAATGAACTTTTTGAGGGCCTGCTTTCGGCCAAGGGCGGATCGTTATGTTCACTCGGGTTCTGATGCAAGTGGGCGTCAAGATGGGCTTCTATGGTATAAGGACTCGGGGCAACATTTTAATGGAGAGTTCTCGATGGCTGTAGTTCAAGCTAATAACTTACTGGAGGATCAGAGCCAACTGGAATCAGGGTGTCTGAGCTCGAATGAGTCAGGTCCATATGGCACGTTTGTGGGTATTTATGATGGACACGGTGGTCCAGAGACCTCGCGGTTTATCAATGATCATCTCTTCCAACATCTAAAGA GATTTACGGGAGAGCATCAATCTATGTCGGTGGAGGTTATAAAGAAGGCATTTCAGGCAACAGAAGATGGCTTCTTCTCAGTTGTCAGCAGACAGTGGCCCTTGAAACCACAGATTGCGGCAGTTGGCTCGTGCTGTCTAGTAGGAATCATCTGTGGTGGAACTCTATATATTGCCAACCTCGGTGATTCCCGTGCTGTTTTAGGGAGACTTGTCAAGGCTACTGGGGAAGTACTCGCCATTCAACTCTCGGCGGAACATAATGCAAGTATTGAATCTGTGAGACAGGAGCTGCAGTCTTTGCACCCCGATGACTCGCACATTGTAGTTTTGAAGCATAATGTGTGGCGTGTCAAGGGTCTCATACAG GTGTCCAGATCAATTGGAGATGTGTATCTGAAAAAAGCTGAATTCAACAGAGAACCATTATATCAAAAATTTAGACTTCGGGAGCCGTTCAAAAGACCGATTTTGAGCGCAGACCCAGCAATTACAGTGCACCAGCTGCTGCCTCATGATCAATTCATTATATTTGCATCAGATGGTCTTTGGGAGCACCTTACCAACCAAGAAGCAGTTGATATAGTCCAAACCCATCCGCGCAGC GGAAGCGCAAGGAGATTAGTGAAAACAGCATTACAAGAGGCGGCTAAGAAGAGAGAAATGAGATACTCGGACTTGAAGAAGATCGACCGCGGTGTCCGCCGCCATTTCCACGACGACATCACCGTCGTGGTGTTGTTTCTCGACTCACATCTAGTGAGCCGCGCTAGTTCAGTCCGGAGCCCTAACGTATCTGTTAAAGGGGGTGGCATCACCCTGCCTCCCAACTTCCTCGCTCCTTGCACCACGCCGGCTGAGCCCGGCGCCACCTGA